The genome window TTCCAAATTGACCAAACCATAGAAACCTATGGTACTTGCCCTACTATGATGAGTGAACAGCTCTTTCGTCAGCATGTCATTAACGAAGAGATAGAGCATTCTGAAAAAGCTCAAGCTGAGTTTATTAGTATCGCTACTAAGCTAGGCTCAAAAGCCAATGCCGCCGCTCAAGAAACATCCGAATTCCGTACCATTTTAGAAGAGTCGCTCATCGCGCTTAACAACCCAGAAAACGCCAACTCTCTCGACAACATTATTAACAACTTGTCAGAGCACACCGAGTCCCTAAATAAGGGAACTATTCGTTTTCAAAAAGAGCTTGAAGCCTCCCAAGCCGAAATCCTCAAACTTAAAAAAGAGCTTCAAAAGTCTCGTCATGATGCCAGTATCGATCCGCTCACCGGGCTTTTCAATCGCCGAGTATTTGATACAGAGCTGTCACAAATCATTGGCGCCAGGGGTGATAAAAGTGCAACCTTGGTCATGATTGATGTAGACCATTTTAAACGCTTCAACGATGATTACGGCCACCTAATGGGCGACAAAGTTTTACAATACTTTGGCAAGCTTCTAAAAGAAGAATGCCCAGAACCTATGTTACCAGTGCGCTTTGGTGGGGAAGAATTTGCTATTCTAATGATTGGCAAAGATCAAGACCAAGCTATCTCTATCGCGGAAACTCTTCGTGAAAAAATTCAATCAATTCGTATTAAACAGAAAAAAACAGGCAAAGTAATCAGTTCAATCACTGCGTCATTTGGTGTTTGCATGAAGGAATCAAATGAAACCGCTCAGCAATTAATTGAGCGAGCTGACAAGGCACTTTATGCTGCCAAAGGCAATGGTCGAAATTGTGTGGTCACCGCTTAATACCACTCAAAAATTAACAACACATGACTGCCACGGACATTTAAATGTCCGCGACGCGATACAGTACTGAATCACGATAACCAGTAATAACAGGTATTAACCCCGACAGTTCTTTATCCAGAGATGCATCGCCTGTATCAACAATGAGTGGACGCCCTTCTAATTCCGCTATCTTTGTCTTTGTCGCTATAACAACCAGATTGGCGCGGCCCACACTCTTAATTAATTCGGGCGAAAGTTGCTGGTTCCCTCGCCCCAATATATGTCCTTGGCCACCAATAACGGTAATAACAATTTTACAAGCATGTTCCTTGGTAAGCTCGTTTAGTTGAAGCGCCGTGCAATCGCTGGCTATTAACTCACCATTTTCCACAACATCTACACCTAATAAAGTGTTTTCCAACCCAAGCTCATCCATCACAGCCTTGACTGTAGTGCCAGAGCCCATAATGTAACGAGTATCTGGCTCCATTGATTCCACTAAATAGGCAGCGATATCGTCCAGCGACAATGCTTCAGACTCCTTGCCTCCATTTTTAACATGTTGCAAATAGCGATGCTCTTGCGGAACAGACAGCTCACCATAATAGCGCGCGCGTACACGTCCCGCCCGAAACTCAACCTCATCAATATCTCGCACTTCTTGAGGGGCGAGTGTCACTAGCTCGCCGCGCACTAGCATAGCGACAATCTCTCCTGCCGCTTTAGGTGTGACAGCATAAACACCCGAATGGATTTTTACGCCAGCAGGGATTCCCAGCACGGCCGAGCCTTCTGAGGCAGCTCGGCAAACATTGCGTGCGGTCCCATCACCACCAGCAAACAAAATAAGGTCCACTCCTGCTTCTGTCAGGTCTTTGACTGCTTGTTCCGTATCGTCTGGCGTAGACTCTCCACTATTGATGCTACCTAAAACCTGTGGGGCAAAGCCTGCTTGCTCAGCCGCCCACTCCCCCATTTCGCATGGATATGTAATCACATCAATTGGCAGCCCCTTAAGGACAGCTAATGCGGTAGCGACCCGGTCTTGTGCTTTAGGTTCTGCCCCCAAATGAACAGCAATTTTAGCGGTCGCGGCACCATCACTGCCTTTTAATGCGACACTCCCGCCTAAACCAGCAACAGGGTTAATGATCAAGCCTAACGTAAATTTTGGAGTTTTAGGGGTGCTCATGAAGATAACCTAATTCAGACAAATAACATTGATAAACAAACGCTGTCATAATCAAAGCAGAGTCTTCTTCCATGTGGTCAAACTTTACCCCATGCAAGAAAACGCCTAGCTCAACTTCTTCTACATTTTGCAACTGTA of Neptunomonas phycophila contains these proteins:
- a CDS encoding ATP-NAD kinase family protein; translation: MSTPKTPKFTLGLIINPVAGLGGSVALKGSDGAATAKIAVHLGAEPKAQDRVATALAVLKGLPIDVITYPCEMGEWAAEQAGFAPQVLGSINSGESTPDDTEQAVKDLTEAGVDLILFAGGDGTARNVCRAASEGSAVLGIPAGVKIHSGVYAVTPKAAGEIVAMLVRGELVTLAPQEVRDIDEVEFRAGRVRARYYGELSVPQEHRYLQHVKNGGKESEALSLDDIAAYLVESMEPDTRYIMGSGTTVKAVMDELGLENTLLGVDVVENGELIASDCTALQLNELTKEHACKIVITVIGGQGHILGRGNQQLSPELIKSVGRANLVVIATKTKIAELEGRPLIVDTGDASLDKELSGLIPVITGYRDSVLYRVADI
- a CDS encoding GGDEF domain-containing protein, giving the protein MKFVENPTQSAEYLRQAIPLMVKYNIPPNPLNYALWYTYVSNRIPTLNFQIDQTIETYGTCPTMMSEQLFRQHVINEEIEHSEKAQAEFISIATKLGSKANAAAQETSEFRTILEESLIALNNPENANSLDNIINNLSEHTESLNKGTIRFQKELEASQAEILKLKKELQKSRHDASIDPLTGLFNRRVFDTELSQIIGARGDKSATLVMIDVDHFKRFNDDYGHLMGDKVLQYFGKLLKEECPEPMLPVRFGGEEFAILMIGKDQDQAISIAETLREKIQSIRIKQKKTGKVISSITASFGVCMKESNETAQQLIERADKALYAAKGNGRNCVVTA